From Coffea arabica cultivar ET-39 chromosome 10e, Coffea Arabica ET-39 HiFi, whole genome shotgun sequence, one genomic window encodes:
- the LOC113711788 gene encoding cytochrome P450 81Q32 isoform X1: protein MFSMETLYLYLPVLILALQILTNRILHKIQNLPPCPFPALPFLGHLYLLKNPFHKSLSALSSRYGPVLSLRLGCIPVVLVSSPLAAEECLAKNDIIFANRPNFLNGKYFGYNYTSLPWSSYGEHWRNLRKISSLEVLSSHKLQLLSDIRADEVLSLIRKLFRVSVEDPDQFADMRSACFDLTFNVMTRMITGNRYYGEDIENSEEARIFHEITSEAAKVNPKANVLDFLPFMRWFGLRDVVEKMSELQERRDKFMQNVIDEHRARAGASGEKRTMIGALLDLHEKDPEYYSEETIRNLMLQVLLQAGSDTTASTMEWAMAYLLDNPEVLKKAQAEIDQEVGQGRFIAECDLPQLPYLHCIINETLRLQPVTPLLMPHKASQDCIVGGYRVPRGTVLFVNAWDIQHNSRYWDDPDKFMPQRFEALVGGKEEFKFIPFGSGRRGCPGNNLAIHVLGLALGSLLQSFNWETKDGKKMDMSEGIGVPVHRVQPLVAKCCPRPNMLKLLSQISTKSACLH, encoded by the exons ATGTTTTCCATGGAAactctgtatctgtatctgccTGTTCTGATCTTAGCCCTTCAGATTTTGACCAACCGAATCCTTCACAAGATTCAAAATCTTCCACCATGCCCTTTTCCAGCCCTGCCATTTCTTGGCCATCTCTATTTACTCAAGAATCCTTTCCATAAATCTTTATCAGCGCTCTCTAGCCGCTATGGTCCAGTTCTTTCTCTCAGGCTAGGCTGTATCCCGGTTGTCCTCGTCTCATCTCCATTGGCAGCTGAAGAATGCTTAGCCAAAAATGATATCATTTTTGCAAATCGTCCCAACTTTCTCAATGGGAAATACTTTGGCTACAATTATACCAGCCTCCCCTGGTCCTCCTACGGTGAACATTGGAGGAACCTCCGCAAGATTTCATCTCTTGAAGTTTTGTCATCCCACAAACTACAGTTGTTGTCAGATATTCGTGCTGATGAGGTCTTGTCTTTGATTCGGAAGCTGTTTCGAGTTTCCGTGGAGGATCCTGATCAATTCGCTGATATGAGATCAGCCTGCTTTGATCTCACATTCAATGTTATGACGAGGATGATTACTGGAAATAGGTACTATGGAGAAGATATAGAGAACTCAGAAGAGGCTAGAATTTTCCATGAGATAACTTCTGAGGCAGCAAAGGTGAATCCCAAGGCCAATGTTCTTGATTTCTTGCCCTTCATGCGGTGGTTTGGATTGAGAGACGTGGTGGAAAAGATGAGTGAACTACAGGAGAGAAGAGACAAGTTTATGCAGAACGTAATTGATGAACATCGTGCTCGTGCTGGTGCTTCAGGAGAGAAGAGAACCATGATCGGAGCTTTATTGGATTTGCATGAAAAGGATCCTGAGTACTACAGTGAGGAAACTATAAGAAACCTCATGTTG CAGGTACTACTCCAAGCAGGATCAGATACAACTGCCAGTACAATGGAGTGGGCAATGGCATACTTGCTGGACAATCCAGAGGTTTTAAAGAAGGCACAGGCTGAAATTGACCAAGAAGTGGGACAAGGGCGTTTCATTGCTGAATGTGATCTGCCTCAACTTCCTTACCTCCACTGCATAATAAATGAGACCCTGCGTTTGCAGCCTGTAACGCCACTTTTGATGCCTCACAAAGCTTCCCAAGATTGCATCGTTGGAGGCTATCGAGTTCCACGTGGAACCGTTCTGTTTGTGAATGCTTGGGACATACAACACAATTCCAGGTACTGGGATGATCCTGATAAGTTCATGCCTCAGAGATTTGAAGCATTGGTCGGAGGAAAAGAGGAGTTCAAGTTTATTCCCTTTGGCTCGGGGAGAAGAGGCTGTCCTGGAAATAACTTGGCAATCCATGTTCTTGGATTGGCTTTGGGATCATTACTCCAGAGCTTCAACTGGGAAACCAAGGATGGTAAGAAGATGGACATGAGTGAAGGAATTGGAGTTCCTGTGCACAGGGTTCAGCCTTTGGTGGCTAAATGTTGTCCACGGCCAAACATGTTGAAACTTCTCTCCCAAATTTCAACCAAGTCCGCATGCTTGCACTGA
- the LOC113711788 gene encoding cytochrome P450 81Q32 isoform X2 — MFSMETLYLYLPVLILALQILTNRILHKIQNLPPCPFPALPFLGHLYLLKNPFHKSLSALSSRYGPVLSLRLGCIPVVLVSSPLAAEECLAKNDIIFANRPNFLNGKYFGYNYTSLPWSSYGEHWRNLRKISSLEVLSSHKLQLLSDIRADEVLSLIRKLFRVSVEDPDQFADMRSACFDLTFNVMTRMITGNRYYGEDIENSEEARIFHEITSEAAKVNPKANVLDFLPFMRWFGLRDVVEKMSELQERRDKFMQNVIDEHRARAGASGEKRTMIGALLDLHEKDPEYYSEETIRNLMLVLLQAGSDTTASTMEWAMAYLLDNPEVLKKAQAEIDQEVGQGRFIAECDLPQLPYLHCIINETLRLQPVTPLLMPHKASQDCIVGGYRVPRGTVLFVNAWDIQHNSRYWDDPDKFMPQRFEALVGGKEEFKFIPFGSGRRGCPGNNLAIHVLGLALGSLLQSFNWETKDGKKMDMSEGIGVPVHRVQPLVAKCCPRPNMLKLLSQISTKSACLH; from the exons ATGTTTTCCATGGAAactctgtatctgtatctgccTGTTCTGATCTTAGCCCTTCAGATTTTGACCAACCGAATCCTTCACAAGATTCAAAATCTTCCACCATGCCCTTTTCCAGCCCTGCCATTTCTTGGCCATCTCTATTTACTCAAGAATCCTTTCCATAAATCTTTATCAGCGCTCTCTAGCCGCTATGGTCCAGTTCTTTCTCTCAGGCTAGGCTGTATCCCGGTTGTCCTCGTCTCATCTCCATTGGCAGCTGAAGAATGCTTAGCCAAAAATGATATCATTTTTGCAAATCGTCCCAACTTTCTCAATGGGAAATACTTTGGCTACAATTATACCAGCCTCCCCTGGTCCTCCTACGGTGAACATTGGAGGAACCTCCGCAAGATTTCATCTCTTGAAGTTTTGTCATCCCACAAACTACAGTTGTTGTCAGATATTCGTGCTGATGAGGTCTTGTCTTTGATTCGGAAGCTGTTTCGAGTTTCCGTGGAGGATCCTGATCAATTCGCTGATATGAGATCAGCCTGCTTTGATCTCACATTCAATGTTATGACGAGGATGATTACTGGAAATAGGTACTATGGAGAAGATATAGAGAACTCAGAAGAGGCTAGAATTTTCCATGAGATAACTTCTGAGGCAGCAAAGGTGAATCCCAAGGCCAATGTTCTTGATTTCTTGCCCTTCATGCGGTGGTTTGGATTGAGAGACGTGGTGGAAAAGATGAGTGAACTACAGGAGAGAAGAGACAAGTTTATGCAGAACGTAATTGATGAACATCGTGCTCGTGCTGGTGCTTCAGGAGAGAAGAGAACCATGATCGGAGCTTTATTGGATTTGCATGAAAAGGATCCTGAGTACTACAGTGAGGAAACTATAAGAAACCTCATGTTG GTACTACTCCAAGCAGGATCAGATACAACTGCCAGTACAATGGAGTGGGCAATGGCATACTTGCTGGACAATCCAGAGGTTTTAAAGAAGGCACAGGCTGAAATTGACCAAGAAGTGGGACAAGGGCGTTTCATTGCTGAATGTGATCTGCCTCAACTTCCTTACCTCCACTGCATAATAAATGAGACCCTGCGTTTGCAGCCTGTAACGCCACTTTTGATGCCTCACAAAGCTTCCCAAGATTGCATCGTTGGAGGCTATCGAGTTCCACGTGGAACCGTTCTGTTTGTGAATGCTTGGGACATACAACACAATTCCAGGTACTGGGATGATCCTGATAAGTTCATGCCTCAGAGATTTGAAGCATTGGTCGGAGGAAAAGAGGAGTTCAAGTTTATTCCCTTTGGCTCGGGGAGAAGAGGCTGTCCTGGAAATAACTTGGCAATCCATGTTCTTGGATTGGCTTTGGGATCATTACTCCAGAGCTTCAACTGGGAAACCAAGGATGGTAAGAAGATGGACATGAGTGAAGGAATTGGAGTTCCTGTGCACAGGGTTCAGCCTTTGGTGGCTAAATGTTGTCCACGGCCAAACATGTTGAAACTTCTCTCCCAAATTTCAACCAAGTCCGCATGCTTGCACTGA
- the LOC140015317 gene encoding metal transporter Nramp2-like — protein MGSASPEDPTPSKDEEACHLLSSSSLPSPSPSPLVDASLRKCLPEEEEEEEEEVAYESRDKILVVDIELDGADYSTVPPFSFKKLWLFTGPGFLMSIAFLDPGNLEGDLQAGAIAGYSLLWLLMWATAMGLLIQLLSARIGVATGKHLAELCREEYPNWARILLWFMAEVALIGADIQEVIGSAIAIQILSRGVLPLWAGVLITASDCFIFLLLENYGVRKLEAVFAVLILTMAISFAWMFGDTKPSRNELLIGLLVPKLSSRTIHQAVGVVGCVIMPHNVFLHSALVQSREIDPNKKGQVREALTYYSIESSVALLVSFMINVFVTTVFAKGFYGSKQADSIGLVNAGQYLQEKYGGGLFPILYIWGIGLLAAGQSSTITGTYAGQFIMGGFLNLRLKKWLRALITRSCAILPTVVVALIFNRSESSLDVLNEWLNVLQSIQIPFALIPLLTLVSKEQVMGVFRIGPTLEKVAWTVAALVIVINGYLLLDFFSSEVHGLLFGFLVCAGTVAYLAFILYLISRGGGPFSNWINIPLFKVFTTFGN, from the exons ATGGGCTCAGCTTCACCTGAAGACCCAACACCTTCAAAAGACGAAGAAGCCTGCCATCTTCTATCCTCCTCCTCTCTACCCTCACCTTCACCGTCGCCGTTAGTTGACGCCAGCTTAAGAAAATGTCTacctgaagaagaagaagaagaagaagaagaagtggcCTACGAATCCCGAGATAAAATTTTGGTCGTGGATATTGAATTAGACGGTGCAGATTACTCAACAGTGCCACCTTTCTCGTTCAAGAAATTATGGTTATTTACCGGTCCGGGTTTTCTAATGAGTATAGCGTTTCTAGATCCGGGTAATTTAGAAGGGGATTTACAAGCGGGTGCAATTGCGGGTTATTCTTTATTATGGTTGTTAATGTGGGCCACGGCAATGGGCCTACTGATACAGCTTTTGTCGGCGAGGATTGGTGTGGCGACCGGGAAACACTTGGCTGAGCTTTGCAGGGAAGAGTATCCGAATTGGGCTCGGATTTTGCTTTGGTTCATGGCGGAGGTAGCTTTAATTGGAGCTGATATTCAGGAGGTTATTGGGAGTGCTATTGCTATTCAGATTCTTAGCCGGGGGGTTTTGCCCTTGTGGGCGGGAGTTTTGATTACTGCCTCTGACTG TTTTATATTTTTGCTTCTTGAGAACTATGGAGTGAGGAAGTTGGAAGCTGTTTTTGCAGTTCTTATCTTGACCATGGCTATATCCTTTGCTTGGATGTTTGGTGACACAAAGCCCAGTAGAAATGAACTTCTAATAGGTCTTTTGGTACCAAAGCTCAGCTCAAGAACTATTCATCAGGCTGTTGGAGTAGTAGGTTGTGTTATAATGCCTCACAATGTTTTTTTGCATTCTGCTTTGGTACAATCAAGGGAAATTGACCCCAACAAGAAAGGGCAGGTTCGAGAAGCACTCACTTACTACTCAATTGAATCTTCAGTCGCCCTCCTTGTTTCCTTCATGATTAATGTATTTGTAACAACTGTTTTTGCCAAGGGGTTTTACGGTAGTAAACAAGCTGATAGTATAGGGTTAGTAAATGCTGGACAATATCTTCAAGAGAAATATGGTGGAGGATTGTTCCCCATTCTCTACATTTGGGGTATTGGATTATTAGCAGCTGGACAAAGTAGCACCATAACTGGAACTTATGCTGGCCAGTTTATCATGGGAGGTTTTCTAAACCTTCGTCTGAAGAAATGGCTGAGGGCATTGATCACTCGTAGTTGTGCCATTTTGCCTACTGTTGTGGTAGCCCTTATTTTCAACAGATCTGAGTCATCACTGGATGTTCTAAATGAATGGCTTAATGTGCTTCAGTCCATACAGATACCTTTTGCTCTTATTCCACTTCTCACCTTGGTTTCGAAGGAACAGGTTATGGGAGTCTTTCGAATTGGGCCCACTCTGGAG AAAGTAGCTTGGACCGTGGCTGCCCTGGTGATAGTGATTAATGGGTATCTTTTGCTAGACTTTTTCTCCTCTGAAGTTCATGGATTGCTCTTTGGTTTCCTGGTTTGTGCGGGAACTGTTGCATATCTAGCATTTATCTTATATCTGATATCGCGTGGGGGTGGTCCTTTTTCAAATTGGATCAACATACCACTCTTCAAGGTGTTTACAACATTTGGAAATTAA
- the LOC140015318 gene encoding cytochrome P450 81Q32-like → MELSNSCIAFLAISIIFILNLFIRKRALQKKQPPSPPSLPLIGHLHLLKEPLNQTLQSLCSKYGDILLLRLGVRKVLIVTSPSAAEECFTKNDIIFANRPKTMSSKHFSYNYTTISVAPYGDHWRNLRRLAALEIFSPARMASFASTRRKELMLLLSELMQKCSVGGGSAKVDLNSMSAEITFNILSMTLAGKRYYGENAADDEEARKTKLLIKEMLVNSVRSNLGDYLPILRWINYKGVEQKFSTLMKRVDKFIQDLVDERRLRLSSTSSINVSRGQAEKTTLIDHLLSLQKEEPEYYTDQLIKGIVMVLLIAATDTVSITMEWAMALLLDHPEAIKKIKAEIDDHVPDNRLLEEQDLPKLAYLQNVVKETLRLYPPIPFMIPHEASQDCTVAGYYVSKGTMLLVNLWAIHRDPKQWENPTKFIPERHEGRRVDEYSLMPFGAGRRGCPGAGLGTRILELVLGTLVQVFEWERTSGELVDMTEGKGFSLPKFKPLEAICRPRQAVVQHSLVRF, encoded by the exons ATGGAATTATCTAATTCCTGCATTGCATTTCTTGCCATCTCCATTATATTCATCTTGAACTTATTCATAAGAAAACGGGCATTGCAGAAAAAGCAACCTCCAAGCCCACCTTCACTTCCTCTCATAGGCCACCTTCATCTTCTGAAAGAACCACTCAATCAGACCCTACAATCACTTTGCAGCAAGTATGGTGACATCTTGCTTCTCCGGCTAGGTGTCCGTAAGGTCCTTATTGTCACCTCACCTTCAGCAGCCGAAGAATGCTTCACCAAGAATGATATTATATTCGCTAACCGTCCAAAAACCATGTCATCCAAACACTTCAGCTACAATTACACCACCATCAGTGTAGCCCCTTATGGAGATCATTGGCGCAACCTTCGCCGTTTAGCAGCACTGGAGATATTCTCTCCAGCTCGAATGGCCTCGTTTGCCAGCACGCGAAGGAAGGAACTAATGTTGCTGCTAAGTGAACTGATGCAAAAGTGTAGTGTTGGTGGAGGATCAGCAAAGGTGGATTTGAATTCCATGTCTGCTGAGATTACCTTCAATATCCTGTCCATGACATTGGCCGGAAAGAGATATTATGGAGAGAATGCGGCGGATGATGAAGAGGCTAGGAAGACAAAGCTTCTGATAAAGGAGATGCTTGTGAATAGTGTAAGGTCAAATCTGGGGGATTATTTGCCTATCTTGAGGTGGATTAATTATAAGGGAGTGGAGCAAAAGTTCTCAACTTTGATGAAAAGGGTTGACAAATTTATACAGGATTTGGTAGATGAACGTAGGCTACGTTTATCATCTACCAGTTCTATAAATGTGAGCCGTGGACAGGCAGAGAAGACCACCTTGATTGATCACTTGCTCTCCTTACAAAAAGAGGAACCTGAATACTATACAGATCAGCTCATAAAAGGGATTGTAATG GTGTTGTTGATTGCTGCAACAGATACAGTATCAATAACCATGGAATGGGCCATGGCTCTGCTCCTAGACCATCCTGAGGCTATCAAGAAGATCAAAGCTGAAATAGATGATCATGTTCCGGATAACAGGCTACTAGAAGAGCAAGACTTGCCAAAGTTGGCTTACCTACAAAATGTAGTCAAGGAGACCCTGCGTTTGTATCCACCAATTCCATTTATGATCCCTCATGAAGCCTCTCAAGATTGTACAGTGGCAGGTTATTATGTATCAAAGGGTACAATGTTGCTGGTGAATTTGTGGGCTATTCATAGAGACCCCAAGCAGTGGGAGAATCCAACAAAGTTTATACCAGAGAGGCATGAAGGTAGGAGAGTGGATGAGTATAGTCTAATGCCATTTGGTGCCGGAAGGAGGGGTTGTCCGGGGGCAGGGCTGGGAACTAGGATTCTGGAATTGGTGTTGGGGACACTTGTTCAGGTATTTGAGTGGGAACGAACCAGTGGAGAGTTAGTGGACATGACTGAAGGTAAAGGGTTCAGCCTCCCTAAATTCAAGCCATTGGAAGCTATTTGCAGACCTCGACAAGCCGTAGTTCAGCACTCTCTTGTACGCTTTTGA
- the LOC140015008 gene encoding cytochrome P450 81Q32-like has protein sequence MEAEMSCYYCISLLSFFLLILTLSKLFLRKRRQCNNVPPGPPSFPIIGHLHLLKEPLHKRLQQLSHKYGHIFSLKLGYRSVVVISSPSAFEECFTTNDVVFANRPRFLVGKHLNYNFTTVGTAPYGPLWRNLRRITTLEIFSRGRLNMFLNIRQEEVKLLVKDLYQRSSPSSSKVEMKSRFSELSFNIIMRMVTNKRYFGAEVQNNEQAKHFRDIIRELFELSGASNPGDFLPILQWIDFQQIEKKMLKLQESMDEVLQSLIDDCRNKCRESQTELKVAGRDTIIDSMLSMQEEEPEYYTDEIIKGIVLILLMAGTDTSAVTMEWAMSLLLNHPEVLRKARVELDNFVGQDRVVDESDLPKLTYIQAIVNETLRLFPAVPLLSPHESSAECSIGGYYVSSNTMLLVNAWAIHRDPELWDDPTSFKPERFEGLEADTYKLKLIPFGMGRRGCPGAGLANRVVTLALGALIQCFDWDRVSQDLEDMTEGSGLTMPKAKPLEAMCRAREKMTKILKEL, from the exons ATGGAAGCGGAAATGTCCTGTTATTACTGCATTTCCCTACTATCTTTTTTCTTGCTAATTCTCACCCTGTCAAAACTCTTCCTCAGGAAAAGAAGGCAGTGCAACAATGTACCACCAGGCCCACCTTCATTCCCAATCATAGGGCATCTTCATCTGCTAAAAGAACCTTTGCACAAAAGGTTACAGCAACTTTCTCATAAATATGGTCACATATTTTCCTTAAAGCTGGGATACAGATCAGTGGTTGTCATATCTTCACCATCGGCTTTTGAGGAATGCTTCACAACTAATGACGTAGTTTTTGCCAATAGGCCTCGTTTTCTTGTTGGCAAGCACCTCAACTATAACTTCACCACAGTGGGAACAGCCCCGTATGGCCCTCTTTGGAGGAACCTTCGCCGAATTACTACCCTGGAGATCTTCTCAAGAGGTAGACTCAACATGTTCTTGAACATTCGGCAAGAAGAAGTGAAGTTACTAGTAAAAGATCTTTATCAAAGATCAAGCCCAAGTTCTTCAAAGGTTGAGATGAAGTCTAGGTTCTCGGAGCTATCATTTAACATCATTATGAGGATGGTAACAAACAAGCGATACTTTGGAGCTGAAGTGCAGAACAATGAACAGGCTAAGCACTTCCGAGATATAATAAGGGAATTGTTTGAATTGAGTGGAGCATCAAATCCAGGGGACTTCCTGCCAATTTTGCAATGGATTGATTTTCAGCAGATTGAGAAGAAAATGCTGAAATTGCAGGAAAGTATGGATGAAGTCTTGCAGAGCCTGATAGACGATTGTCGAAATAAGTGTAGAGAATCTCAGACGGAACTCAAAGTGGCAGGGAGAGATACAATCATTGACTCAATGCTTTCCATGCAAGAAGAAGAACCTGAGTACTATACTGATGAAATCATCAAAGGCATTGTTCTG ATACTATTAATGGCTGGCACAGACACTTCAGCTGTAACAATGGAATGGGCCATGTCGCTTCTTCTCAATCATCCTGAGGTGTTGAGGAAGGCAAGAGTTGAGCTAGACAACTTTGTAGGTCAAGATCGTGTAGTAGATGAATCAGATCTTCCTAAGCTGACTTATATCCAAGCCATTGTCAACGAAACATTACGATTGTTTCCAGCAGTGCCACTCCTATCACCGCATGAGTCGTCGGCTGAGTGCTCCATCGGAGGCTATTATGTATCCTCTAACACAATGTTGCTTGTTAATGCCTGGGCCATTCACAGGGACCCTGAATTATGGGATGATCCCACCAGTTTCAAGCCAGAAAGATTCGAGGGCCTGGAAGCTGATACCTACAAGTTGAAGTTGATACCATTTGGCATGGGAAGGAGGGGCTGTCCTGGTGCTGGTCTTGCCAATCGCGTGGTGACATTGGCTCTGGGAGCATTGATCCAATGCTTTGACTGGGATAGGGTTAGCCAGGATTTGGAAGACATGACTGAAGGTTCAGGCCTCACAATGCCTAAAGCCAAGCCATTGGAGGCGATGTGCAGAGCTCGTGAAAAGATGACTAAAATCCTGAAAGAACTATGA
- the LOC140015012 gene encoding metal transporter Nramp3.2-like, which produces MAHATPNNQPEQEEDQESNILIPLSSSTATHDYVDEGHEKILALEIETEEPSSSHGNPDEEEAKAPAFSWRKLWEFTGPGFLMSVAFLDPGNLEGDLQAGAIAGYSLLWLLMWSTVMGLLIQLLSLRLGVATGRHLAELCREEYPYWAGLLLWLMAELALIGADIQEVIGSAIAINILSHGVFPLWAGVLITAADCFIFLFLENYGVRKLEAVFAILITTMALSFAWMFADTKPSTKELTLGLLVPRLSSKTIQKAVGVVGCVITPHNVFLYSALVQSRKIDAKNKGKVKEALNYYTIESCIAVLVSFTINLFVTAVFAKGFYGSSQASTIGLVNAGQYLQQRYGGGLFPILYIWGIGLLAAGQSSTMTGTYAGQFIMGGFLNLRMQKWMRSLITRSCAIIPTIIVAIVFNRTEDSLDVLNEWLNVLQGMQIPFALIPLLTLVSNERVMGVFKIGTAMGRTVWTVVALVIVINGYVLLDFFKSEVEGPLLGLVVCLGTLAYLAFILYLISHGGSLPITNLFSHMHSTGFAQLKS; this is translated from the exons ATGGCCCATGCAACCCCCAACAATCAGCCAGAACAAGAAGAAGATCAAGAATCCAATATCCTTATTCCTTTGTCATCATCAACGGCTACCCATGATTACGTTGATGAAGGCCATGAGAAAATCTTGGCTCTGGAAATTGAAACAGAGGAGCCATCATCATCCCATGGTAACCCCGACGAAGAAGAGGCAAAAGCACCAGCGTTTTCTTGGAGGAAGCTATGGGAATTTACTGGGCCGGGCTTTCTAATGAGCGTGGCATTTCTTGATCCGGGAAACTTGGAGGGTGATCTGCAGGCTGGGGCTATTGCGGGCTACTCACTTTTGTGGCTGTTGATGTGGTCTACTGTGATGGGACTTTTGATCCAGCTCCTGTCTCTGAGGCTGGGTGTCGCCACGGGCCGGCACTTGGCTGAGCTGTGTAGGGAGGAGTACCCCTATTGGGCTGGGCTTTTGTTGTGGTTAATGGCTGAGCTGGCATTGATCGGAGCTGATATTCAGGAGGTGATTGGCAGTGCTATAGCCATAAACATTTTGAGTCATGGGGTCTTTCCTCTTTGGGCTGGTGTCCTCATAACTGCTGCTGATTG TTTCatcttcttgtttcttgaaaactaCGGAGTTAGAAAACTAGAAGCTGTTTTTGCTATCCTAATCACAACAATGGCACTATCTTTTGCCTGGATGTTTGCTGACACAAAGCCTAGCACTAAAGAACTCACACTAG GTCTTTTAGTACCAAGACTGAGCTCGAAGACGATTCAGAAAGCAGTGGGAGTTGTCGGTTGTGTCATAACCCCTCACAATGTCTTTCTTTATTCTGCTTTGGTGCAGTCAAGGAAGATTGATGCCAAAAATAAAGGGAAGGTCAAAGAGGCTCTCAATTACTACACCATTGAATCTTGCATTGCTGTTCTCGTCTCTTTCACTATTAATTTGTTTGTCACAGCAGTCTTTGCAAAAGGATTTTATGGCAGTTCACAAGCCAGTACTATAGGCCTGGTGAATGCAGGGCAATATCTTCAACAGAGGTATGGTGGAGGTTTGTTCCCTATTCTCTATATCTGGGGCATTGGGCTTCTGGCAGCTGGCCAAAGTAGCACCATGACTGGCACATATGCTGGACAGTTCATAATGGGAGGTTTCCTCAACCTTCGTATGCAGAAATGGATGCGATCATTGATTACCAGAAGTTGTGCCATTATACCAACCATAATCGTGGCTATCGTCTTCAATAGAACTGAAGATTCGTTGGATGTTTTGAATGAATGGCTTAACGTGCTTCAGGGTATGCAGATCCCATTTGCCCTTATTCCACTGCTCACATTGGTATCGAACGAGCGTGTCATGGGAGTCTTCAAAATTGGAACTGCTATGGGG AGAACTGTCTGGACCGTGGTTGCCCTTGTGATAGTGATAAATGGATATGTTTTGCTGGACTTCTTTA